Proteins encoded in a region of the Lepeophtheirus salmonis chromosome 6, UVic_Lsal_1.4, whole genome shotgun sequence genome:
- the LOC121119857 gene encoding uncharacterized protein → MEGDDELGDQVFAAEAITKKRLRKNKIEYLVKWKGWSPKYSTWEPEENILDPRLIDQFNRKLALEPLSSRKRGRKPISYYDNEQGGDSSGGEDRSRGRKDNSSSGTHGEKSQQAEKPFILPTQSGRTPRPPERYQEKTTDHHRKRQKPRAVNVPNSCQSTDDEEEKEVFINHRRKITKKTLSSQMPPISPFEKKGKIGITIKKSPNSDRTFQTSLLGEFDHDEEEEEEEEEDYDEDSSDGSLSISGPNKKKKVVFSDKKLVESPQITLRKVDDERGTNHNIVEHSVCMNESSDSEYSTEEIYELKEWFPPDFWKAKQKSYNNTDDNYVADVMVNDITVTLVESRSSNGFFKGL, encoded by the coding sequence ATGGAAGGTGATGACGAACTTGGTGATCAAGTATTTGCTGCAGAAGCAATTACGAAAAAGCggttgagaaaaaataaaattgaatatctaGTCAAATGGAAAGGATGGAGTCCTAAATATTCCACGTGGGAgcctgaagaaaatatattagacCCTAGACTTATAGatcaatttaatagaaaattggcCCTAGAGCctctttcttcaagaaaaagAGGACGCAAGCCAATATCATATTACGACAATGAACAGGGAGGTGATTCTTCTGGTGGTGAGGACCGTTCTCGTGGAAGAAAGGATAACTCTTCCTCTGGAACTCACGGTGAGAAAAGCCAACAGGCTGAGAAACCCTTTATTTTGCCCACACAGAGTGGAAGGACTCCTCGGCCACCTGAGCGTTATCAGGAAAAAACAACAGATCACCACCGTAAGAGACAGAAACCTAGAGCGGTTAATGTTCCGAACAGTTGTCAGTCAACAGacgatgaagaagaaaaagaggtGTTTATTAATCATCGGCGTAAGATAACCAAGAAAACTCTATCCTCTCAAATGCCACCAATCTCTCCTTTTGAAAAGAAGGGCAAGATAGGAATCACTATTAAGAAGAGCCCTAATTCCGATAGAACTTTTCAGACTTCATTACTCGGTGAATTTGATCACgatgaagaggaagaagaggaggaggaggaggactATGACGAGGATTCCTCGGATGGTTCCCTATCCATATCCGGAcctaacaaaaagaaaaaagtcgtATTTTCAGATAAGAAATTAGTAGAATCACCTCAAATCACTCTAAGAAAAGTGGACGATGAGAGAGGTACTAATCACAATATAGTTGAACATTCTGTATGTATGAATGAATCCTCTGATTCAGAGTATTCGACCGAGGAAATTTATGAACTCAAAGAATGGTTCCCGCCCGACTTTTGGAAGGCAAAACAAAAGTCATATAATAATACCGATGATAACTATGTCGCAGATGTTATGGTTAATGATATAACTGTTACTCTAGTGGAGAGTCGTTCTTCCAACGGATTCTTTAAAGGACTTTag